ACTGATTTAAATAagttatttatatttgaattattatttaataattactaTTTGTTCATAGTATTTCATTTGCTGTGGCAGAAGATTGTTGTGCCAGAAATAGATTAGGGTAAGCACAAGGTAGAAATTAATATCTCTACCAAAACCTTAAAAACTCTGCTTCATTTGAAAGAACGGCCCACCTTTGTCGTCCCTCTCCTCCCACCCATCAGAGCACGGCCTGCCATGGTCACCGCACCATCATGAGGTCACCATCAGACACATCCCCtgggaagcagaaaaaaaaacacatttgatttattatcaAATTTGTATTATATTGTGCTTATTGAGAGCATACAGAACTAAATCTTTATTATTAGTAGTGGTTCCGTTTATTTTCTGTTCCCTCTTTTCACATGGAAGAAAGGTTGACCTTAAGGGAGTTTCACACATATGCCCATGATTATTTTTAAACGTAGCTGTCGGCTGCGTCACAGGAGTCTCAACTCATTATACCATATAACTTCAACCTTGTATAGCTGTGTAAGTTTGTAATGATCAACCAGTGAGTCAGTGATACTGAATCAGAatccacaataaaaataataatcctcaTGTTGTTGGTTCATAAGAATTAATGTGTGTTCTATTATGTGCACCTACAGTTCATAGATGATCCAGGTCTGAGGAATGATGCCAAGCTGAAGCCCATCCAGCTGCCACTGTGTCAGTCCAGCAGCTTCACCAAGAGTCCAACACTGAACGCCACAACATGTGAGAAAACCACCTCTGACTACCAATGCTGCTGTCAATAATCTAACATGCCTTTTAACATTGGCTCATttcagtgaggaaaaaaaaaacggtcaaGGATTTCACAGTATAATCTGACTGAGTGTGATAGGCTGTCTCTGAGCTCATGAACCTCCCCGGCCGAGACTGAGTTTCACATCAAACTAAGTACTACTGTATCAGTGTAGCAGGTATGATTCATTTATCATGATttcatgataaaacacaggTCATGGACATATTAAGGACACGCTGTAAGGAACATACCACTATATAATGACTTCCTCCAGTGTCTGATCTAGCAGAAGCTCTGTGCTTGTACATCACCAGTTATTCTTCTTGCTTGTCATGTTGGCAGGTCCAGACAACCCTCCTCTGTTCAGACCTCCACCCTGTGGAGCTCAGGCCAGAATGGGAAGACACAGCAGGACAGAGCTGTTTAAACCAGATCAGCCATCACTGGCTGAATTGCTCCATGATCTCAGCCTCTCCAGCACAGAAGAGCTGTTCTTCATGCAGTTACCTGATTGTATGCCAGGCAAAATGTCTGGACTGAAGGTCGACCCTACTCCTGGATCCATAGCAGGGAAAGCTACAAAGAAAGACTGCAAGCCTGAAGACAAGAGGACTATGCATCTTCAAGCACAAGTGAGTTAAGAGACGATGAGCATGTTTTAAGGTTGAATAAGGGTGAATGCTAGACCACACATGGCCACATGTTTTATACTCTTGTGTACAGATCTCAGACAATAAATGTTAACAACTCCCAATAAATCCCCCAGGAGGCTGTGGTGAAGGAGAGCTGTCCTGTGCTATCACAATTTCCTGAAGGACGTTTGGGTAAACTGCAGATCAGGAAGTCAGGAAAGGTGGAGCTGAAGCTGGGAGACATTGTCTTGGACGTCTCAGAGGGAGCTGCATTCTCCTTCCTGCAggtaacataaatgtgtttgtttaaaacttTACGTGATATCATACGGTGGTAATGGGTGAGTCAGAGAAATATAACCCAtgcaaagatttttattttttttgacccATCAGGTTCAAACCTGCCAGTCAAGTTTTgtccacagtccaaagacatgcgttgggttaattagtgattctaaactggccgtAACATTTGGACGAGTATGTGAAAAGAAGTTCTAAAATGATTACAGGGTTTATCTCATAAGTTGTAATTTTTTAACATTCAAATCCTCTTCCTTCATTTCTTAAGTTTACAAGTGCAAGAGACTCACAAGGAATTTAGTTCCTGTTGTTGGTGTCTCTGGTGTCAATGCACATATTATTAATCCTTAAAAGCGCTGCACAAATTAGGTAATACACTATTACTAATGTGACAGATGTGTAAAGAGGGACACTGGTCAACTATTTACAAGACCAACAGCACTAGGAAAGAGGCTGGCTCTGTGTCTGGTCACACTAAACCTTTTCAACTGTCCATATCCCTGCCCGTTCCCTGGTTCTTGAAGAGTAAACGTCCCGGAGGGTCTGCAGGGGAGAAACCAACGATTTTGTCTGCTgttataaaaacattcattgCTCCAAGCTGAGGAACGGTGCCAGTACTCCTGAGTCACTATGTTgtaaagaagaataagaaagTCACTCTATCACTGTTAATACAGgagccatctctctctctctctctgcagcaacTGGTGTCTGTGCGGCTGTCTGATGGGCGAACTGGTGACATGATGGTGCTGGGAAACGTCCACCACAAGCTAGTCCTGTCTCCTGACTTCCAGGCTTTACTGGGACAAGCTGCAACACAGCAAGGACCCAGAACTTTAGAGACTCCATATGATGAGTAAAGATTTGATTGAAGGTTTGATTTAATGATGACCTCACAAACAgatcacagaggaggaaatgttACTGAAGTGGCGGTCTGATGTTACACCTCTGTTCTGAGGGTTTTAGGGCAGCTGTGGAGGTTACCATTTAGGTAGCcatacttttatatttttgtctgtgaaaTCGTTTGAATAAATTGTTTTGAAAATAAACCCcactttgaatgtttctgtttttctctctggtATGAACACAGTGCAAAGGAGATAAAAACTGTTATGACTCAGAGGGCCCATCATTGTTACCAGAGCACACATTAACATGTCCATGACTTCCAGTGACTTATGAGATCCAACTGGAGTTtcttatataaaataataatataaatactcTGTACACTTGGCCTTATCTGTTTTCAATCACCTCTGGCAGGGGACCAGCAGGAcacctttgtttttccagctcAAGGTTCACTTTGAGTGGATCCTGGTTGACTTCAACCATTTGTTACGTATGTACACTAGTTTTTATGTATCTTCTTGGCTCCACATCACACTCCACAAGCCTGAGCCTTACCATGTCTCATTAGGTCTAATAGTCTGTTTAGATTTTGTCTGTTGCAACTGGTTCCTGCCTTCTTTCGATTCAGATTAGATTGGATTCAACTTATTTGTCATttcacatgtacaggtacagagcaatacaggtgagtgagcaagCCATACACATGATACACATGATTGATTGATACTATGAACATAGTATTATACAGATGGActtgtgtgttaaatgtaagtAGGCTATACACAGGAACTAACATAATTTAAACGAGGAAATGGCAGatgataaataaagataaaatcagcattaaacagataaataataagtagTAGCTACCCAATATTATTAAAGTAGTACAACATTCAGTACGTAGTACTGTGCAAACACATCGTTTAAACCTTAAAGTGTCCAGTCCAGCAGTGcagtggtggtgatggtggaaCAGTCTTTGTTGAGAGGTGTGAGTAAATTGGTGTGGAAGGGTCAGCAGGGGACAGAGTTCAGTTATTTTATATGTCTGTGTTTTAGTAGTGCATATCACTTACCATTGTAGAGAAAAGTGTACCCAGGGTGGGGTCAGTACACCTAGTTGTCACTGGTTACAGTAAATACTGGTTTACTCACCAAAAAAGACCTCTTTAATGTAACCAACTGTATATAGGGTTTACTAGACTGAGTGGTCAAAACGTCATTGCATGCATTTTAAGACAGAATCCATGCCCATGGTTTGGATAATTTATGTAGAGGTGGGATTTACATAAATGTCATTGCCAATTTATGTGCATTGTATGCCAATggcagtgatgtggatgttactccaGAGataaaatgcacataaatgCTGTTGGTGCATTCTTTTACAGTAGGACCCAAAGGCTTCCACAGGCTGCAAGACACCTGCAGAAGGGTCAATAGGGTTATTTGTCTTGTGCGCACAAATGAATCACAATGCAAGGAGAGAAAATAGTATCATGCCCACATGCTCTCATTTAAGTCAAATTTAATCAAGATACTGCTCTTGATATATTCATATGCAACTCAAAAACACCTGtatcacatacagtataaacagtATACTCAAATATAATCTTTAGATATTTTCTATAAATCTGTTTATAATATTGTCAGACCTGtttacactgcagcctccactTGTCCTCCAACGTGTTCACAGGAGGAGCCTTTGGTATGTCACATAACACTTATATGTTTGTACCTATGATCTCAAAATTGCTGAATTCGTCTTGACACTGGGGATCCCTTGCGTAGTTTCCTTAGCACCATAAAAGGCCATTTAGTAGAAAagtgaatgtaaatgtttatttaaaaaacacacagcacaaagCAAGAAGAGCTGTAGTTGACGCAGTATGAATGTGGCAGCACTAAATACATTCTCAAGCAACTATCAACACTGAAAATATGGTCTTCATTATTGTGAAGTGTCAGTCTTTACAGTTGGATAGGGAAGAattccgtttttgtttttttggattcaACCTGATTTTCACAATCAAGACAAACTGAGCCTGTACACCATCAAAATGTCAGTACTTGGATGAGTTACAGCAAACAAATGTGTCATATAAAAAGCCTGGCGGGAGCAATGTAAATTTGGAAGTCAGTGTTTAAAATTTGCGGCATCAAAAATATTATCTACTGACAAATATCAGGTTTCACAGTTGCGACTAAAGCTTATGCTACACTGAGAACAGTAATAATACTGAAGAATTCAGTCATGCTGGACCAGGTGGGACCAGTGGTACGGTCTTATCTAGCTAGTAAGTGCTGCTTGTGAGATATGCAACCATATCAGTTACTGTCAATAAACTGCAGGAAAAGttcaaaactgtttttatcTTGCAGTACTTCAGGACTTCCCTACtgaaatcaaaaaataaacaaattacaaaaatgtccaaaaacaaaactacaatcACCATCTGATTTAAGAAATtacagactatttttttttttttttaaatcaaactggATATTTGCAAGGTGTCTTGAGTTGTCAGCAGTACCTTGGAGGgaagtaaaagtacaaaaatgAGCATGTTGCTTTTGAACTTTTCATGGGTttgacaacaaaaaataaaataatataaaacacagagtGAGACAAGGCTAATTCTTCACATTATATTATTGgccaaaaatagaaaactgaGTTATTTGTGGGACGGCAAGAAGAATTGTTGAAGAATTGTTTTACACATTGTGGCTTTCCAGACATCGCAGACTgcaaaatgtcaataaatattGCTTCATTCAAATGTCGAAGATTctgaaatgtttacatttcatcCAGTAAGTTTTTTTCAAGCCTAGAACAGTCCTACTCTGCACCATTCTAGGGGCGTCTACCAACCAATCAATTAGAGGTTGTGGGCTTGTAGAAAGGGTGAGGAATAAACTCACACTgtactttgtaaaaaaaaatagctttcagggtttatttaatatttatttaataatattcaCTAAACAAAGACATTGATGGGTTCAAATGAACCTTATCAGTCTCAATGCTGTGAAGACTTTGTCCTGTTGAACATAACGGGCATTCATGACAACTGGTAACTCTGTGAATTTCAAGTTAGAGATCGAACCAAAGCAGACCACAGCCCTAGGTGATCGCAACTCCTTTCCTCTGGACCCAGCAGAAGAACACAGCTTATGTCTTCTTAGTGGAGCCTTGAGGCACAGTTTTTACAGAGCTAATTTTCTTGGTTTTCGCGGTTGTTTTTGACTTTCCTTTTGCAGCAGCTTCTTTTGCTGGTTTGGCTTTCTTCACTATTTTCTTGGTTGCTCGACTTTTAGTAGCAAGTTTCTTCTTGGCTGCCCGGGTCTTATCTCGGAGTAGGTCTTCTCGTCCAATCTCCACCATGTGGTCCTCCCATGCCTTCATCTCGTTCTTGTAGCGGATTTTGTCATCTTCTGCGAGCTGTGTGTAGATCTGAGATGTGGAGGCAACAGAGGAAATGTGAGCACCAAACGTCACTTGATGGGCCACAGAAATACAATAACAAGAGACACGTAGTGACTGTGTGGAGGCCAACCTGTTTCTGATGACTGAACAGATTCTTCCAGTCGTCCATCAGTGATTTCATCTTTGCCTGAAAGAACATCAGCAGCATAGTTCAATGCCAACAATGGAAATCTCCCATTGTTATGTAAGCATACAATTATGTGTCCAGTTGAAGTCATGATACCTAGTGACTTTTTAAAGTAAGTCTAGGTAAGTAAGTAGGTTAACACAAAAAGGGGATTAGAACATATTAGAATTCcagtagaaacacacacaggtctcAGATGAACAGAGAAGCAAGCGGAAGAAACTCAATCGGTAAACAGTGGATCTTGTGTAAAAACATCCTGAGCCTTTACCATTTTCTCTGCCCAAAGTCTGCTAGAACTAAATCAGACTCACCAAACTAACTGCACAAAATTGACCATCTACACCCTACTTGACTTGCTCCCTTTGTTGATGCATCAGATTCACAAAAATATCTATAAAAAGAACCTTTATCACCCCCAGTTGGTGGCATTAGAGAACCAAAAATGAGAACTTAAACCCACACACCTgctttttttagtttgacatttttttttattgtattttaacgTAGAATTTGagttatttacagtttaaagtAAAGGAAAAGGATGGCTTATAAACAAAACTGTTCATGCAAGTTATTCTTACATTCTTGCTCCTTATCAGTTGTCATGTTGTTTTCTAgctagaaatatttttttcattttggtttgtcTAGATAGACGTAGATCAGTCCACTCAATATTACCTCCAGTAAGACCTTTATACTTAATTCTAGTACCTCACACCGTTATATGACAAACTGTCCTTGAACAGTTCTTCCAAACATTTTATTAAGGTGCTGTGGTTCCTTACCGGCAACGTGGCTCCACTGGCCTCCTGAAAGTGCTCTGACATGAAGATGTTGAACGCAGAGCGAGGGCGTTTGGGTTTCCCCAGGTTGGTCAACTCCTGCAACGTGTACACAGGCAGTGAAATACACATAGCTCAAAAGTTGAGAATTCAGATTGCTGACTAATATGTCCTAATTTCAAGTTCTGGTTGTGTGAACCATGTAGCTATACAATACCTGGCATCCACTCATCAGTGGCAGTGATTGTGTCGACTATGCAAGAGGTGCACATGCTCAATCAAAATAAGCAATGTGCGCCAAATCAGACTTTGTAACTCAAGTTGCGTACCTAACAAGGAAGCAGGACGGGAGCAGGACATTGTATAGATCATTTCTGTGTCGAGCATTGGAGAATTCAGTTCAGATTTTCTCTGATTAATTAATCTGGGGGCCAATAGAAAAGCACAGGACATAGTGGGCAGACTTGAGCAGCTGTTCCGTGTGTGGATTTAGAGTGGGGTTGTTCATCAGAGGGTAGACATCGGGGATTCTCTGGGTTCTCTGCACTGCCCTCACCTTGGAGAACTGCGCCAAATCAGCTGATTGCACAGCCCCATACTGTGAGTCATTTAATCAATCCATCATAAAATTGCTAAGCTTTTACTTACAGAAAGGCCAGCATGTCTGTTGACAGAGTCTCCACTTTGAGAAAgttaatgtgtttaaaacaaCCTGGGAATTATTTGGCACCCTCCTCTGTGCAGGTTTTCCCTTACACTGCCTTTGAACAGTGTTGCAAGTGAGAGAGGGTTTTCACAAATACatatgatgaaaacaaaaattaaaaaaagtacaGATCCTGCCTATCAGACTCTTGCCTCTCATCTCTAATGCACATCCTGTTTTTGGTCATCatggaaaaaatatgtttaaaaaaaggtgaggACCAAGTTTTCCCCTGAGAACAAGACAATGTGCACCcctgtaaattatttttttttattttatacatcaAGACCCAGTAATTTGAACACTTACACACTAAATTGAAACTGCAACCAACTCTTCACCACTACATATTTTCTCTCTTATCGCCATGAACAGTGTATGCGCTTAAGCACCATGCAATATAATTGTTTTGTTACATAACTAAGTGTAGCCATCACATAAGTTTCAACAGCTTAACCATTTTATGatcatgtttagttttatagggGAATGTGTGTGAATTACTTGGTTTTTAACCAGAGGATTGACTGACTACACAGAAAAtggcaaataaattaaaccaaatgcacaaaactaaaaatccACTTTGAAAGTTTTTGTGTTCCATCAACTAGCTTCTCTCTTACCTTCTTCCTTCGGATGGCCTTCCTCTTGGTCATCCTCTGCCTCTTTTCCAGTGCTTGTTGCTGGAGCTGTGCAGGAGTAAGTTGTGCCTTGTAGCGCTCAATGTCCAACTTGAACTGCTCATTGGCTTTCAAAGAGGCTTCCTGAAATGGCTACAAGGGAGAGACCAACACAAACTTTGGTAAGAACAACAGGCTGCCATAAGCCACATGTATAACAACAGAGGAAACAGCCTGTGTTTTCTTGATCAGTATCTGAGGAGATTTACAACTTACTACCAATGACATACATTGCTACATGAATTTAAAAGCATACAATTTAGTCTGTTTCATTAGAGATACCTGTTTCTGTTCTGGGCTCAACATTCTCCACTGGTGGGCGATCTTCCTTACGATATCCACAGATTTGCTTTCTGAAAGTGACATTTGTAAACTGACTATTGACAacagaaatgtattatttgaCACATTGGcttaggaataaaaaaaacaaaaacaaatacaaaacactcAGCCTAATCTAGTTCAGGTTGCTTCAATTGGCTCAATATCCTCCTGGTCATCTGCTGTTACTGCAAGTATCATGAATCATGATGTGAAACTACATCTATGTAGGCTCCGTCATCCGTCACGGagtattaaaaaacaaagctgaaacaaggggaACTGGACCTGTGGCAAACACATGTGTTGCAAAATTTACCTGGATTTTGTTGCATCACTAATGACTTCTGCTGCAAATAATATCTCATGTATCCATTCAGAGGTCTCTTTGGAGGGGGTTTGATctgagtggtgaaacatttcactgtgttgAAATAGGCAGCTGGAAGAACACCGGTACACCTAAAGACAGTgtatagacacacacattaacacagaatAGAGAAAAGATTCCAGCATTGTTTCTCTCTGGATGAGCGGTTGCATAAACTGATGGCCTCTCAagagaacagaaacaaagtTTCGTTCCAGTTTCTTCAATGAGAAATTGgttgcttttcttcttcatttgctCAAACAAAGAACCATCCAAAGCCATACCCTTTGAGGTCTGTGAAGCTGATGAACATTCCAAAACATGATGTAACTGCCTTACTGCTTACTCACTCatattaccatttttttttctatgcttGTTACATTGTAGCATTATACTAAGGATTTAAAAACTGTAACTCAAAACCTTATCTACTTTAGAGTTTTGGAATATTTATAGTAACATTACAGTGAACATTAAGACTttggaactcttcaaagcttTTAAAGCTCAAAGATacaacatttcatattttaagtTGTATCTGCCCAAACTGTTAACAAATGATAAGGGCAATTACCATGTAGCCTAAAATCTGCGTGGAGTTTAATTCTGTTCCCCAGTATGTAGTCTAAAATGCAGGGAAAACCAGTATCGCAGAGGCAACTGGCAGTGCACAGTTTAAACATGACACACTAGTTATCAGCATCACACAGCATCAGCTTGAAGAATGCAAAAACTGGACTGATCACAGCCTTGATTTGAATCTATGGATGCATTTATTAAGCTGTGACTCTTGTACTGTAATGGCAGAAATGCTACTGACAGTATCACCttgatattagaataaaacaGCACATTATAATTTTTGAAAGTTGTCTATTTATCTGCAGACCATTCATCAGCGGCACATTTAAAATGGGCAAACTTGTGAATAACTGTGATGCAGGACGATTTATGTCATGCCCTTTCATTTTCTGGCTGATGATGCTCTGATGAAGGTCTTATGACCAAAAGTTTCAAATATTAAAGTGATACCATTGGACAGATTCATGTGTGCGGAAAAAAATTCCCTTCTTGACTTTACACTACTAATACTTTCATTAAGGGGCCACAGTGCTCCTGATATAAAAACATAGTCTGGAGCTCCATTAAGGAAATACTTGTGGGTTGTAGCCTTCCATGAGGGGCTTtgttaacaaaacaaattacacaCTTAACTGTTAGTTAAGTGAATcggttctcctcttcctcattctaccCCCAGTAGATTGCCCATTGGTGTTAGTCACCTGCATGTTACAGTCTCAAATCATAGAAAACAGCCAGGCAGCATTAATCTGCAAGACTATAAACTACTGCACAAGACATGTTCCGTCCATATCCACGTCTGTCCATACATGCATTAACGTTATCTTTACTGCAACCAGATTTCAATTGAACCTTATAGGTTAACCATCAACACAGTAGATTCTCTGTTAGATATGAACTTCCTTTAAGCACCTAAGAAATTTGCAAATCCctaaaataaactgtgattaCTAATAAAGTCTCAATTAACTAACTTGTTATTTAATAGCAGCATAAACTGAACCATGCAGCACTCTACTCACGTTCCGCTTTACGACAACCTTTGCATATGCTAACTAAGGCTACTCTGTCCGACA
This window of the Mugil cephalus isolate CIBA_MC_2020 chromosome 16, CIBA_Mcephalus_1.1, whole genome shotgun sequence genome carries:
- the zgc:171971 gene encoding DNA-directed RNA polymerase III subunit RPC4; translation: MTDSGDAASVPGCSGVSGGTGLSLTQGKVLPGRVRSLSSSAPPGRLPSLRTRDLTLGGALKKNKKTFEPNVHAVRKSKDELKEEIHVAPKKERREKDERRRENRGRRKERPQTIQSHSIFEQGPADTTRKTGWRGATDLHDPTTSAVGKQPKKERRESEDYEDEDEMLSKLQRDDFIDDPGLRNDAKLKPIQLPLCQSSSFTKSPTLNATTCPDNPPLFRPPPCGAQARMGRHSRTELFKPDQPSLAELLHDLSLSSTEELFFMQLPDCMPGKMSGLKVDPTPGSIAGKATKKDCKPEDKRTMHLQAQEAVVKESCPVLSQFPEGRLGKLQIRKSGKVELKLGDIVLDVSEGAAFSFLQQLVSVRLSDGRTGDMMVLGNVHHKLVLSPDFQALLGQAATQQGPRTLETPYDE
- the tfam gene encoding transcription factor A, mitochondrial, whose product is MAPCSLMTASVSLLAKSFSVFSCTSTLARCTGVLPAAYFNTVKCFTTQIKPPPKRPLNGYMRYYLQQKSLVMQQNPESKSVDIVRKIAHQWRMLSPEQKQPFQEASLKANEQFKLDIERYKAQLTPAQLQQQALEKRQRMTKRKAIRRKKELTNLGKPKRPRSAFNIFMSEHFQEASGATLPAKMKSLMDDWKNLFSHQKQIYTQLAEDDKIRYKNEMKAWEDHMVEIGREDLLRDKTRAAKKKLATKSRATKKIVKKAKPAKEAAAKGKSKTTAKTKKISSVKTVPQGSTKKT